A part of Micromonospora chersina genomic DNA contains:
- a CDS encoding YciI family protein: MRYMLMHKLDEAVPGNFEPSPEFLKRMGAYMEEVSRAGILLAAEGLCKSSDESARITATKGKKTVTDGPFTETKELIAGFGLIEVRSKEEAVEWAKRFVDVFTESGLDVEVDVRRVSEGPHEG; this comes from the coding sequence ATGCGTTACATGCTGATGCACAAGCTGGACGAGGCGGTTCCCGGCAACTTCGAGCCGTCGCCGGAGTTCCTGAAGCGGATGGGCGCCTACATGGAGGAGGTCTCCAGGGCGGGGATCCTGCTGGCCGCCGAGGGGCTCTGCAAGAGCAGCGACGAGTCGGCGCGGATCACCGCGACCAAGGGGAAGAAGACCGTCACCGACGGGCCGTTCACCGAGACCAAGGAGCTGATCGCCGGGTTCGGGCTGATCGAGGTCCGGTCGAAGGAGGAGGCGGTCGAGTGGGCGAAGCGGTTCGTCGACGTCTTCACCGAGAGCGGGCTCGACGTCGAGGTCGACGTGCGGCGGGTGAGCGAGGGGCCGCACGAGGGCTGA
- a CDS encoding DUF998 domain-containing protein — translation MTGTTLTQAGTTRGVSTATLLTAGAAAGPLFLGLGLAQAFTRDGFDLSRQPLSLLALGEHGWIQIANFVVSGLLALAGAAGFRRALRGGPAATWGPALVAVLGVGLIVAGVLRADPSMGWPAGAPEGNPETMSWHSYGHGVGAMLSFGSLTVACLVFARRFGRVGALASVLVALATVAVMAWPDQDSISVRMVLGSALVFGWLTAVSLHTITERKH, via the coding sequence ATGACAGGTACGACGCTCACCCAGGCCGGGACCACACGGGGTGTCTCGACCGCCACCCTGCTCACGGCCGGCGCCGCCGCCGGGCCGCTGTTCCTCGGGCTGGGCCTCGCCCAGGCGTTCACCCGGGACGGCTTCGACCTGAGCCGGCAGCCGCTCAGCCTGCTCGCCCTCGGCGAGCACGGCTGGATCCAGATCGCCAACTTCGTCGTCTCCGGGCTGCTGGCCCTCGCCGGGGCGGCCGGCTTCCGGCGGGCGCTGCGCGGCGGACCGGCCGCCACGTGGGGGCCGGCGCTGGTGGCGGTGCTCGGCGTGGGGCTGATCGTCGCCGGGGTGCTCCGCGCCGACCCGAGCATGGGCTGGCCGGCCGGCGCGCCGGAGGGCAACCCCGAGACGATGAGCTGGCACTCCTACGGCCACGGGGTCGGCGCGATGCTCTCCTTCGGCTCGCTCACCGTCGCCTGCCTGGTCTTCGCCCGCCGCTTCGGCCGGGTGGGCGCGCTGGCGTCGGTCCTCGTCGCCCTGGCGACGGTCGCCGTCATGGCCTGGCCCGACCAGGACAGCATCAGCGTCCGGATGGTGCTCGGCTCGGCCCTGGTCTTCGGCTGGCTCACCGCGGTTTCCCTGCACACGATCACCGAGAGGAAGCACTGA
- a CDS encoding RNA polymerase sigma factor, translated as MGESDARRTVEAVWRMEAGRVVAGIAALVRDVGQAEELAQDALVAALEQWPRDGVPANPGAWLTTVGKRRAIDMLRRRQTQQRTLVELGRDLDGQVTPEVDAALDEHIEDDLLRLIFVACHPILSPIARAALTLRLLGGLTTGEIARAFLTTEPTVGQRITRAKQTLAAAKIPFEVPGPAEAAERLDSVLEVVYLIFNEGYSATAGDDWMRPALCQEALRLARLLQGLMPDEPEAHGLAALLEIQASRTRARTAPDGTPILLNDQDRSRWDQLLIRRGLAALDRARTDHPGPYTLQAEIAACHARARTPDETDWARIAALYAELARLVPSPVVELNRAVAVAQADGPAAGLELVRELESEPALAGYHLLPSVVGDLLVKLGRHAEARAEFERAASLTGNARERALLLDRAAACGP; from the coding sequence ATGGGGGAGTCCGACGCGCGGCGCACCGTCGAGGCGGTGTGGCGGATGGAGGCCGGCCGGGTGGTCGCCGGCATCGCGGCGCTGGTCCGCGACGTCGGCCAGGCCGAGGAACTGGCCCAGGACGCGCTTGTCGCCGCACTGGAGCAGTGGCCGCGCGACGGTGTGCCGGCCAACCCCGGGGCGTGGCTGACGACCGTCGGCAAGCGCCGGGCCATCGACATGTTGCGCCGCAGGCAGACCCAGCAGCGTACGCTCGTCGAGCTCGGCCGGGACCTCGACGGGCAGGTCACCCCCGAGGTCGACGCCGCGCTGGACGAGCACATCGAGGACGACCTGCTGCGGCTGATCTTCGTGGCCTGCCACCCGATCCTGTCGCCGATCGCCCGCGCCGCGCTCACCCTGCGGCTGCTCGGCGGCCTCACCACCGGTGAGATCGCCCGCGCCTTCCTCACCACCGAACCCACGGTCGGGCAGCGGATCACCCGGGCCAAGCAGACCCTCGCCGCCGCGAAGATCCCCTTCGAGGTGCCCGGCCCGGCCGAGGCCGCCGAACGCCTCGACTCGGTCCTGGAGGTCGTCTACCTGATCTTCAACGAGGGCTACTCGGCCACCGCGGGCGACGACTGGATGCGCCCTGCCCTCTGCCAGGAGGCGCTGCGCCTGGCGCGGCTGCTGCAGGGGCTCATGCCCGACGAGCCCGAGGCGCACGGGCTGGCCGCGCTGCTGGAGATCCAGGCGTCGCGCACCCGCGCCCGCACCGCCCCCGACGGCACGCCGATCCTCCTCAACGACCAGGACCGCAGCCGCTGGGACCAGTTGCTCATCCGGCGCGGCCTCGCCGCCCTCGACCGGGCCCGCACCGACCACCCCGGCCCGTACACCCTCCAGGCCGAGATCGCGGCCTGTCACGCGCGGGCGCGTACCCCGGATGAGACCGACTGGGCGCGGATCGCGGCCCTCTACGCGGAGCTGGCCCGGCTCGTGCCCTCGCCCGTGGTGGAGCTGAACCGGGCCGTCGCCGTCGCCCAGGCCGACGGGCCCGCCGCCGGCCTCGAACTCGTCCGGGAGTTGGAGTCCGAGCCGGCGCTGGCCGGCTACCACCTGCTGCCCAGCGTCGTGGGCGACCTGCTCGTCAAGCTGGGCCGGCACGCGGAGGCGCGGGCCGAGTTCGAGCGGGCGGCGTCGCTCACCGGCAACGCCCGCGAGCGGGCCCTGCTGCTCGACCGGGCCGCTGCCTGCGGCCCGTAA
- a CDS encoding VOC family protein, which produces MLDHFSVMVRDLPASAAFYDAVLAPLGGRRIMEPGPIGYGVDSPDFWLVPAPAEAGGPLESHIAFTAPDRAAVRAFHDAAVAAGAEVLHAPREWPEYHQGYFGAFVRDPDGNNVEAVCHRPE; this is translated from the coding sequence GTGCTCGACCACTTCTCTGTCATGGTGCGCGACCTGCCGGCCAGCGCCGCCTTCTACGACGCGGTGCTCGCCCCGCTGGGCGGCAGGCGGATCATGGAGCCTGGCCCGATCGGCTACGGCGTCGACAGTCCCGACTTCTGGCTGGTGCCCGCGCCCGCCGAGGCCGGCGGGCCGCTCGAGTCGCACATCGCCTTCACCGCCCCGGACCGGGCGGCCGTGCGGGCGTTCCACGACGCGGCGGTGGCGGCCGGCGCGGAGGTGCTGCACGCGCCGCGCGAGTGGCCGGAATACCACCAGGGCTACTTCGGGGCGTTCGTCCGCGACCCGGACGGCAACAACGTCGAGGCGGTCTGCCACCGGCCGGAGTGA
- a CDS encoding alpha/beta fold hydrolase: protein MFDGFAELDIVTSDTTIHGRRGGDGPPVLLLHGMPETHLMWHRVAPRLAERFTVVATDLRGFGGSGAPPSAPDHAPYSMRRVAAEQVEVMRLLGYDRFAVVGHDRGGRCAYRMALDHPDAVSRLAVLDIVPTGDAFDRADMAFSLGFWLWSFLAAPEPVPERLVAGVPEVIVAHMLDDLSEVTDAFPAAVRAEYVAQFRRPEGVHAICEQYRAAATLDYEHDRADRGRRRIGCPVLALWGHAGPVATWYRPLEVWRAWADQVEGGPVAAGHFLPEEAPDETLRHLLAFLE, encoded by the coding sequence GTGTTCGACGGCTTCGCGGAGCTGGACATCGTCACCAGCGACACGACGATCCACGGGCGGCGGGGTGGTGACGGGCCGCCGGTCCTGCTGCTGCACGGCATGCCCGAGACGCACCTCATGTGGCACCGGGTCGCGCCCCGGCTCGCGGAGCGGTTCACCGTGGTCGCCACGGACCTGCGCGGTTTCGGCGGCAGCGGTGCGCCGCCCAGCGCGCCGGACCACGCCCCGTACAGCATGCGGCGGGTGGCCGCCGAGCAGGTGGAGGTCATGCGGCTGCTGGGCTACGACCGGTTCGCGGTCGTGGGGCACGACCGGGGCGGGCGGTGCGCGTACCGGATGGCACTGGACCATCCCGACGCGGTGAGCCGCCTCGCGGTGCTCGACATCGTGCCCACCGGCGACGCCTTCGACCGGGCCGACATGGCCTTCAGCCTCGGGTTCTGGCTCTGGTCGTTCCTGGCCGCGCCGGAGCCGGTGCCGGAGCGGCTGGTCGCCGGGGTGCCGGAGGTCATCGTCGCGCACATGCTGGACGACCTGTCGGAGGTGACGGACGCCTTTCCCGCGGCGGTGCGGGCCGAGTACGTGGCGCAGTTCCGCAGGCCGGAGGGCGTCCACGCGATCTGCGAGCAGTACCGGGCGGCGGCAACGCTGGACTACGAGCACGATCGCGCGGATCGGGGCCGGCGGCGGATCGGCTGCCCGGTGCTGGCGCTGTGGGGGCACGCCGGCCCGGTGGCGACCTGGTACCGGCCGCTTGAGGTGTGGCGGGCCTGGGCGGATCAGGTCGAGGGCGGGCCGGTCGCGGCCGGGCACTTCCTGCCCGAGGAGGCGCCCGACGAGACGCTGCGGCACCTGCTGGCGTTCCTCGAATGA
- a CDS encoding YqjF family protein → MDIEPVDCAPVRAFPRAWLRQRWQDLTFLHWAVASEVVAPLLPAGTRPDTFDGLSYVGLIGFRMVGLGLGRGPGVPYFGTFWETNVRLYSVDGTGRRAVVFRSLDASRLVPVLVAQLSLRLPYKWSAMRLDRDGDRLTYRCRRRWPGPAGASSRMAVRVGELIVDPTPLEHFLTARWGLHTRAYGRTLHLPNWHPQWPLHRAELLHLDDELVTAAGLPPPAGPPVSVLHSPGIPVVFGGPTVVG, encoded by the coding sequence GTGGACATCGAGCCGGTCGACTGCGCGCCCGTCCGGGCGTTCCCGCGCGCGTGGCTGCGGCAGCGCTGGCAGGACCTCACCTTCCTGCACTGGGCGGTCGCGTCGGAGGTGGTCGCGCCGCTGCTGCCCGCCGGCACCCGCCCCGACACCTTCGACGGGCTCAGCTACGTCGGGCTGATCGGTTTCCGGATGGTCGGGCTGGGTCTCGGGCGAGGACCGGGGGTGCCGTACTTCGGCACGTTCTGGGAGACCAACGTGCGGCTCTACTCGGTCGACGGCACCGGGCGGCGGGCCGTGGTGTTCCGCTCGTTGGACGCCTCCCGGCTGGTGCCGGTGCTTGTGGCGCAGCTGAGCCTGCGGCTGCCGTACAAGTGGTCGGCGATGCGGCTGGACCGGGACGGTGACCGCCTCACCTACCGCTGCCGGCGGCGCTGGCCCGGCCCGGCCGGGGCGTCGAGCCGGATGGCGGTCCGGGTCGGGGAACTGATCGTCGATCCGACCCCGCTGGAGCATTTCCTGACCGCCCGCTGGGGTCTGCACACCCGGGCGTACGGGCGCACCCTGCACCTGCCGAACTGGCATCCACAGTGGCCGCTGCACCGGGCCGAGCTCCTGCACCTCGACGACGAGCTGGTCACCGCCGCCGGGTTGCCGCCGCCGGCCGGGCCGCCGGTGAGCGTGCTCCACTCCCCCGGCATCCCGGTCGTGTTCGGCGGGCCGACGGTGGTGGGCTGA
- the yidD gene encoding membrane protein insertion efficiency factor YidD: protein MRRRRHKKKDRDWCNCDLPDCDGPACCDLGLFSLLLTVGSVAAGVVRGPAVDRAGRAAILGYRRWLSHRWPAQCRYTPTCSTYGLAAVEKYGLAVGGRLAADRVRRCRPDVPRGTHDPLR, encoded by the coding sequence ATGCGGAGGCGGCGCCACAAGAAGAAGGACCGGGACTGGTGCAACTGCGATCTTCCCGACTGTGACGGCCCGGCCTGCTGCGACCTCGGCCTCTTCTCCCTGCTGCTGACCGTCGGCTCGGTGGCCGCCGGCGTGGTGCGCGGCCCCGCCGTGGACCGCGCCGGCCGCGCCGCCATCCTCGGCTACCGCCGCTGGCTGTCGCACCGCTGGCCCGCCCAGTGCCGCTACACCCCCACCTGCAGCACGTACGGCCTGGCAGCGGTGGAGAAGTACGGCCTCGCGGTGGGCGGGCGCCTGGCCGCCGACCGGGTCCGCCGCTGCCGGCCGGACGTCCCGCGCGGCACCCACGACCCGCTGCGCTGA
- a CDS encoding helix-turn-helix domain-containing protein, whose translation MTDRVDWNDLRQRRMAEPGADEAYAAARLAFELGQTVRDLRERIGWSQTQLARAAGMTQSAVARFEAGGTVPTLVVLERLARALDMRLDVRFSPVADAA comes from the coding sequence ATGACGGATCGGGTGGACTGGAACGACCTGCGCCAGCGGCGGATGGCCGAGCCGGGGGCGGACGAGGCGTACGCGGCCGCGCGGTTGGCGTTCGAGCTCGGTCAAACGGTCCGGGACCTGCGGGAACGCATCGGCTGGAGCCAGACGCAGCTCGCGCGTGCGGCCGGCATGACCCAGTCGGCCGTGGCCCGCTTCGAGGCCGGTGGCACCGTACCCACGCTCGTCGTCCTCGAACGACTCGCCCGGGCGTTGGACATGCGACTCGACGTCCGGTTCTCGCCGGTCGCCGACGCCGCCTGA
- a CDS encoding type II toxin-antitoxin system RelE/ParE family toxin — protein MELEPEIRSWLEELPTAEFARAAFYIDLLADRGPLLSEPHTRQLDGKLRELRFYLERAAIRITYWIASERRSSC, from the coding sequence GTGGAGCTCGAACCAGAAATCCGTAGCTGGTTGGAGGAGCTGCCGACTGCAGAGTTCGCGAGAGCCGCCTTCTACATCGATCTTCTCGCCGACCGGGGCCCGCTGCTGAGTGAGCCGCACACGCGGCAACTCGACGGCAAGCTCCGGGAACTGCGCTTCTACCTGGAGCGCGCGGCAATCAGAATCACGTACTGGATAGCCTCCGAGCGGAGATCATCCTGCTGA
- the sigJ gene encoding RNA polymerase sigma factor SigJ — MGTVATSADGIAGERRQLINVAYRLLGSVSEAEDAVQDAYARWYALPRSRREEIRSPGAWLTTVTSRICLDLLGSARARRERYVGAWLPEPLPDRTEGDPGASSVHADPADQIVLDESVSMAFLVVLESMTPAERVAFVLHEVFRYPFAEIAGVLERTPAACKQLAASARRRVTVAPAPVPAAGQADVVRHVKEAWESRDIAALVALLNPAAVMTADGGGMAGTALHPVEGGALIARYMVAIAERAPGLELLERTVNGVPGLVARRAGVVETVASFDIADGRVTRIWVVRNPEKLRPWA, encoded by the coding sequence GTGGGGACTGTCGCGACCAGCGCGGATGGGATCGCCGGCGAGCGACGCCAACTGATCAACGTCGCCTACCGGTTGCTCGGTTCGGTCAGCGAGGCCGAGGACGCCGTACAGGATGCCTACGCCCGCTGGTACGCGCTGCCGCGCAGCCGGCGGGAGGAGATCCGGTCCCCTGGCGCGTGGCTGACGACGGTGACCAGCCGCATCTGCCTGGACCTGCTCGGCTCCGCGCGGGCCCGCCGGGAACGCTACGTCGGCGCGTGGCTGCCCGAGCCGCTGCCCGACCGCACCGAGGGGGACCCCGGGGCCTCCTCCGTCCACGCGGACCCCGCCGACCAGATCGTCCTGGACGAGTCGGTGTCCATGGCGTTCCTCGTCGTCCTGGAGTCGATGACGCCCGCCGAGCGGGTGGCGTTCGTGCTGCACGAGGTCTTCCGGTACCCGTTCGCCGAGATCGCCGGCGTTCTCGAGCGGACCCCCGCGGCCTGCAAGCAGCTGGCGGCCTCGGCCCGGCGGCGGGTGACGGTCGCGCCGGCCCCGGTGCCGGCGGCCGGGCAGGCCGACGTGGTGCGGCACGTCAAGGAGGCATGGGAGAGCAGGGACATCGCCGCCCTCGTCGCCCTCCTCAACCCGGCCGCCGTGATGACCGCCGACGGCGGCGGCATGGCGGGCACCGCCCTGCACCCGGTCGAGGGCGGCGCGCTCATCGCCCGGTACATGGTCGCCATCGCCGAGCGGGCTCCGGGGCTCGAACTCCTGGAGCGGACGGTCAACGGCGTGCCGGGCCTGGTGGCCCGGCGTGCCGGCGTCGTCGAGACCGTGGCCTCGTTCGACATCGCCGACGGGCGCGTCACGCGGATCTGGGTGGTCCGCAACCCGGAGAAGCTGCGGCCGTGGGCCTAG
- a CDS encoding AraC family transcriptional regulator encodes MLERLNQAMDHLERHLDQPLDVAGLARIACTSEHHFRRLFSALAGMPLSEYVRRRRLTVAGAEVLTGEASLLDVAVRWGYGSNEAFARAFRAVHGVGPAEARRTGAVLRSQPRMSFRLVVEGSTSMDYRIVTKNAFQLAGVKARVPLVHEGMNPHIVAFIKGLDPETVRRIEALSDQEPGGIVNVSDDLAGSRAEGTELDYWHGVVTGADVPEDLDRLPVTAGSWAVFTVSGEFPQAVQHLWRDVFTQWFPSNPYESRPGPEISKVRVSADGRTADAELWIPVRQAAAAARSRQAGTSRT; translated from the coding sequence GTGCTGGAGCGGCTCAACCAGGCCATGGACCATCTCGAACGCCACCTCGACCAACCGCTCGACGTGGCCGGGCTGGCCCGGATCGCCTGCACGTCGGAGCACCACTTCCGGCGGCTCTTCTCGGCCCTGGCCGGGATGCCGCTGTCGGAGTACGTGCGCCGGCGCCGGCTCACCGTGGCCGGCGCCGAGGTGCTGACCGGCGAGGCGTCGCTGCTCGACGTGGCGGTCCGCTGGGGGTACGGCTCGAACGAGGCGTTCGCCCGGGCGTTCCGCGCGGTGCACGGGGTCGGCCCGGCCGAGGCCCGGCGCACCGGGGCGGTGCTGCGGTCGCAGCCCCGGATGTCCTTCCGGCTCGTCGTCGAAGGGAGCACCAGCATGGACTACCGGATCGTGACCAAGAACGCCTTCCAGCTCGCCGGGGTGAAGGCCCGGGTGCCGCTCGTCCACGAGGGGATGAACCCGCACATCGTGGCGTTCATCAAGGGCCTGGACCCGGAGACGGTACGCCGGATCGAGGCGCTGTCCGACCAGGAGCCGGGCGGCATCGTGAACGTCAGCGACGACCTGGCCGGCTCCCGGGCCGAGGGCACCGAGCTGGACTACTGGCACGGGGTGGTGACCGGCGCGGACGTGCCGGAGGACCTGGACCGCCTGCCCGTGACGGCCGGTTCCTGGGCGGTGTTCACCGTGTCGGGCGAGTTCCCGCAGGCGGTGCAGCACCTGTGGCGGGACGTGTTCACCCAGTGGTTCCCGTCCAACCCGTACGAGAGCCGCCCGGGCCCGGAGATCTCGAAGGTGCGGGTGTCGGCGGACGGGAGGACCGCCGACGCCGAGCTGTGGATCCCGGTGCGTCAGGCCGCGGCGGCGGCCCGTTCCAGGCAGGCCGGCACGTCGCGCACGTGA
- a CDS encoding phosphotransferase family protein has product MSRTVTLILVDAADRPLGALPPYDVPEPWWQQVGSIVDEARRRYGVDVAVLRLLAGDRPEPPGGHVAYLGQVTAPPAVPLTPAPVDLTPHPLRAPYAEPGGPARSVAWATGELRRLGRPVTAVAPHRTWNLSAIWRLDGPAGSAWLKQVPPFFRHEAAVLRWLGATAPATAPTLLAADDTGRMLLDHVPGEDRYGADEAERAAVAAEHHAVQLRAAGDTAGLVAAGVPDLRGPALAGWIRDRLAPHDTAVAADLLAGLDDRLDQVRDCGLPDTLVHGDLHPGNVRGDGTRRVVIDWGDAFVGHPAFDILRLTETLDPGVAARLLDAWAARWRADVPGSDPERAVKLLGPVAHLRMAAVYAMFLAGIEPSEHAYHVRDVPACLERAAAAA; this is encoded by the coding sequence GTGTCCCGCACCGTGACCCTGATCCTGGTCGACGCCGCCGACCGGCCGCTCGGCGCCCTGCCCCCGTACGACGTGCCCGAGCCGTGGTGGCAGCAGGTCGGCTCGATCGTCGACGAGGCCCGCCGCCGCTACGGCGTCGACGTGGCCGTGCTGCGGCTGCTCGCCGGCGACCGCCCCGAGCCGCCCGGCGGCCACGTCGCCTACCTGGGCCAGGTCACCGCCCCACCCGCCGTGCCCCTGACCCCGGCGCCTGTCGACCTGACACCGCACCCGCTGCGCGCCCCGTACGCCGAGCCCGGCGGCCCGGCCCGCAGCGTCGCCTGGGCCACCGGTGAGCTGCGCCGCCTCGGCCGTCCGGTGACCGCCGTGGCGCCGCACCGCACCTGGAACCTGTCCGCGATCTGGCGGCTCGACGGTCCGGCCGGCAGCGCCTGGCTCAAGCAGGTGCCCCCGTTCTTCCGCCACGAGGCGGCCGTGCTGCGCTGGCTCGGCGCCACCGCGCCCGCGACCGCCCCCACCCTGCTCGCCGCCGACGACACCGGCCGGATGCTGCTGGACCACGTGCCCGGCGAGGACCGCTACGGCGCCGACGAGGCGGAGCGGGCGGCCGTCGCCGCCGAGCACCACGCCGTGCAACTCCGCGCCGCCGGCGACACGGCCGGGCTGGTCGCGGCCGGCGTACCCGATCTGCGCGGGCCGGCGCTGGCCGGCTGGATCCGCGACCGGCTGGCCCCGCACGACACGGCCGTGGCCGCCGACCTGCTCGCCGGCCTCGACGACCGGCTCGACCAGGTCCGCGACTGCGGCCTGCCCGACACCCTCGTGCACGGCGACCTGCACCCGGGCAACGTGCGCGGCGACGGCACCCGACGGGTGGTCATCGACTGGGGTGACGCGTTCGTGGGCCACCCCGCCTTCGACATCCTGCGCCTCACCGAGACCCTCGACCCTGGCGTGGCCGCCCGGCTGCTCGACGCCTGGGCCGCCCGCTGGCGGGCCGACGTGCCGGGCAGCGACCCGGAACGCGCCGTGAAGCTGCTCGGCCCCGTCGCCCACCTGCGGATGGCCGCCGTCTACGCGATGTTCCTCGCCGGCATCGAGCCCAGCGAGCACGCCTATCACGTGCGCGACGTGCCGGCCTGCCTGGAACGGGCCGCCGCCGCGGCCTGA